Below is a genomic region from Acetobacter ghanensis.
CGTACAACCAGTCCATCAAGGGCTTCGGTCATGACAATCTGGCAGCCAAGGCGCGAGGTTTTTTCCAGCCCGAAAGCAAGGTCGAGCATGTCTTCCTCATCATCGGTGGGCGGCGTCAGCTTGTCGGCCCATGTGGGGTCAACCACCACGTGGCAGGTGGCACAGGCCAGCGAGCCTTCGCACGCACCTTCCAGATCCACATCATGCTTATGGGCAATTTCCAGCACAGACAGGCCCACCGGGGCATCAACCGTGCGTTCTGTTCCGTCCTGCTCAACAAACGTCATCTGGGGCATTGGTTTCCATCCTGCCAAAAAATATCATGGCGGCCACGACCTGTACGGCCTGGGCTTATGCTGCGGGTACTGGCCGCCGGGGGGTGGCCCGCACCTGCAAGGCAGCCTGTGCCAGACTGTCCGCCGCGCGTTCTGCTTCGGCGGTGGAGGTAAAACGTCCGGGGGACAGACGCAAGCTTCTTCCTGCCTCATCAAAGCTCAGACCCATGGCTTGCAACACGTAAGACGGGGCCAGTTGGGCCGAGGAACAGGCCGAACCAAGGGAAACCTCCAGCTCCGGCATGGCCGCCAGCACATCTACCGCACGCAGGTCGGGCGGCAGGCGCAAGCTGAAAATACCCGGCAGACGTGTGGCATCCCCCGCATTGACCACACACCCCGGCAACTGCGTGCCCAACCGCGCCAGAAACAGCGCCTGAATCTGAGCCAGATGGGCGTTATCGCGCGCCATTTCCGCCTTTGCAATGCGGCAGGCCTCACCAAACCCGGCCAGCAGAAAACCCGGTAATGTGCCCGACCGTGCCCCCCGCTCCTGCCCACCGCCAGAGAACA
It encodes:
- a CDS encoding ferredoxin family 2Fe-2S iron-sulfur cluster binding protein codes for the protein MPQMTFVEQDGTERTVDAPVGLSVLEIAHKHDVDLEGACEGSLACATCHVVVDPTWADKLTPPTDDEEDMLDLAFGLEKTSRLGCQIVMTEALDGLVVRLPSKA